The Pirellulales bacterium genome window below encodes:
- a CDS encoding type II toxin-antitoxin system VapC family toxin — protein sequence MSVYLLDTNTCVEVLRNRNQHVVRRFTATAPNNVRLCSVVKGELFYGARKGSRATANLATLAVFFASLVSLPFDDAAADIYGTIRADLEKRGMPIGPNDTMIAAIALQHGLTVATHNTNEFSRVTGLQVEDWTLP from the coding sequence TTGAGCGTCTATCTGCTTGACACGAACACCTGCGTCGAGGTGCTGCGGAACCGGAATCAGCATGTCGTCCGGCGCTTCACGGCTACGGCGCCCAACAACGTACGACTCTGTTCCGTGGTCAAGGGCGAACTGTTTTATGGTGCTCGCAAGGGATCGCGAGCAACAGCCAACCTGGCGACCCTGGCCGTTTTCTTTGCGTCTCTGGTCAGCCTGCCGTTCGACGATGCGGCGGCTGATATTTACGGAACGATCCGCGCGGACCTGGAAAAACGCGGCATGCCGATTGGTCCGAACGACACCATGATCGCAGCCATTGCGCTGCAGCATGGCCTGACTGTGGCGACCCACAACACGAACGAATTCTCCAGAGTGACCGGACTTCAGGTCGAGGACTGGACTTTGCCATGA